Sequence from the Ictalurus furcatus strain D&B chromosome 25, Billie_1.0, whole genome shotgun sequence genome:
CAGTCATGTCATCACCAGTGTGGAATTATTACGAGGTCTCaggaaacaatgaaaaattcacCATTAGCCGTGTATTTTTAAAGGCCTATTGAAATgttcattgtaaaataaatatttgttgtgcttatttatttgattctcaattaaaacaacaatctacaacatttctgtaaataatataaccaaggcaacATCTGTGGTATTACTTTATCTGAAGAAAAAGTGATGGTCAACAGAAAGCTTACatatcacttatataaagcTTGAACGATCGGGATCGGGATCTTGATGACAAGAAATTCGATAATCGGTATCAGctgcaaaaatcctgatcggaccGGCCCTAATTTTGGGGACAGCTTATGTTTTCAGGAGACTCACTCTTTTTTGTGATGGCCATGAAAGAAGCTGGCCCACTCAAAGCAGGTCTTCTTACTGCCCACCCAAAAGACAGAGGGGATGCCCACCACCAGCATCATCAAGTACTTAATGAGGAACAGGGCAACATTTGGCCTGCTCATCTGCTCCACCTGTACAGACAACAGTCCAACAATTAGATGTCATCTAATATTTAACTAATTATAATGTCACTGAAAGTGACACCTGAAATATTCTCCTAAAGAGCCTCAATTTGTTAGGCACAATATTAAACcagaatgtttaaataaaaaaatcccaatGGCATCATAAAATTCTGAAAACAATTGGACTGAATCCAGTCAAGGTATCCAGGCGTTCCCACAGTGACTTGGATGACCTTGGAAATGGATGAGTAACTGATGcaataaattgtaaatattttatgtgtaattatatacactaccagtcaaaagtttacacacactcaccccccccccccccccccgacattttagaataataataaagtcatcaaaactctggaataacacaaatggaactatgggaattatgtcgtgataaaaaaatccaaaataaatcaaaagaatttaatattttagcatcttcaaagtagacacgaTTTTTGGCtagaatttacagaaatgtattcttggcttTTTCTCAACcggtttcttgaggaatccccctgagatgctttttaaaaagtattaaaggCGTTCctacctacgctggacacttaccatccaggtggatgctacacactagtggtggttgaggagacctgccccatactatgtaaaatgCTTTGAGTGTATAGAcgagcgctatataaatgtaactgtaaaaaaaaatattaattcacTATAGATGataattactactaataatatggCAtacatactatactgtatactacAACAAAgttatcctgtgtgtgtgtatatatatatatatatatatatatatatatatatatatatatatatatatatatatatatatatatatataaatatgtatatatacatgtatataaatagAAATCTATATATATGGAGTAATGGGGCCctgttaaaaacaaatttaatggctcagcaggcacacacacacacacccacacacacacacacacacacacacacagtgtctcagtGCACAGCAAATCAGTGTAAACTGTCTTTTCCAATCCAGCTGCCTCTCGGTTGTACACACATACAGCTGCTTCTGTTTATCTACTGCACCGAATTCATGTTATCAGTCAAAATCTACATTACAGCCTATTTTTTCCAGACTATATGGAATCTGGACAAATTAGTACATGAAAAtggtaatataaaaaaattcaatataaTGTTTCACTATAATCTATTTTGGGGGGCTTTACACACATTTCCAGTAAGGAACCTACTCATGGAGATATAAGAAAAGGcgaaaaggagagaaaaggagagaaaaggcagaatgtgagagagagaaagagagaaagagcagagCGAGTGCTtgaatgcatgtgtgtaagaatatttaattattaagaGCTAATGGAAAAGATTAGGAGTTGGCTTGAGGCTTGTGGGTAACCGCAGTAATGCATTATGGTAAGTTTAGTACTAGACATCACTTACTGAATGCCATTTGTCTAAGTAAATATAGCGCATGACTGAAataaatttgtgaaaatattagAAAAGTTTTTTATCTTGCTGCTTTGTATACACTTTGTGTATCCTACCTTGAACGGGCAGGGGATGTGGTAGTTTCTGCACTGCTCCTGCACCCATGTTATCTCCCACACTGGCCTGTAGCTCTGCTCGTACATGAAGCAGCCAATCACCGTCAGCAGCGGCACCAGGTACAGCACGGAAAACACGCCTATGCGGATCATGAACTTTACCAGCTTGTCTTGATTCTCCTTGTCCAGGGGGATCTCCATACGGACACGGTTCAGTGCCACAATGCCAGCCAACAGCAGCACAACTCCAGCAGTCACAGCCAGAGCTAGAGGGGCCAGGAGGAACCAGCGCAAAGCGGTGAGATCGTAAAGACCCACAAAGCACACACCACTCACACCGTCACCCTCCACCCTGTTCAGCGCCATGAGTGTGACAGTTAGCACGCCGGGCAGTCCCCAGGCTACTGCGTGGAAGAGCAGTGCTTTCTTCTCGATCGCCTCGCTTCCCCACTTGGGTACAGCAGCCAGGAACCATGTGACAGTGAGCACAACCCACCACGCACTGCCAGCCATGGTAAAGAAGTAGAGGGCCATAAAGAGCAGCGTGCATGCTTTGTTATGTGAGCCCTGTGTGACAGTGGCAGCACGGAAATGTCCTGGTGCCGCCTTGTTGCATGCCACGCGCTCCTCCAGCAGGAAGCCCAAGAAGAAGACCAACGATACCATCATGTAGCACACGGAGTAGAAGACAATGGGACGCTCCGGGTAGCGGAAACGACCCATGTCGATAAGAAAGGTAAGGAAAGTGAAAAGCGTGGCGGACAGGCAGATGATGGACACCACAGCGATGAAGTAGCGGGCAAGGACAAGCTCATCCCTGCTGAAGTACATATTTGGGCATGGGGGTGAGCAGTCACGAACACCTAGGAACCTGTAGCCCAGCTCAGGGTCGACCTTCAGCTCGCGCGGGCACCAGAAGCCATAGTCACGTTGTACAGATAGGGGAGATTCCGCTGTAGAGTTAGCACTCGACAGGAGGTCCTCAGCTCGTGGATACGGCTCGTCACATTCAGGAAACCTGGGACATGATTAAGAACATTTGATGCCTCATAATTCTGCCATCTCCATAATTAAGGATTATAGAAAAAATTTGTAGATTAATTCAAATGTGTGACTGTTGGGgaaagttaattatttattttcaatcatTATTGATCTGGGACAATAATTAGGGTGTCTCAAAAAACTTAATCTTGATTTGtttcagaaaatgaaaaaaaaaacaacaacatcatcatcaaaaagCTTTTGAACAATGAGTTATCAACAGAAGAACAGAAATAATGTCACAATGGATGATTTGACCAGCCGTTAATGCTACCGGTTTCCCTTATATGATTAACGTTTTATGCTAAATAGCAGTTATTTTTGCTCAGGTTTTAGGCTACAGCAGTACAAATGTGTCAATAAATCAGTCATTGAAAATACAGACGAGCCATTCACAAACAACCACTAGGAAAATGTAGCTACCAGTAATGTACGAATTTGATAAATACACATACTGTTCTTTCAAAACTTGTAAAAATGAAGATATAATCTGATATAATTTACCGGTTGCAGGCCATCTCTTCAGGCCAGTTTAATCCAAAGATGTCCATGAGCTTGTAGCAGTCACTCTTGGCCCGCTGGCACAGCTGGCGACATGGCAGGGTTACACGGCCATACTCCTTACACACGGGCGCGTAGAGGGCACAGAGGAATGGACGCATGTCAGCCGAGCAGTCCAGGTTCACCATCGGGTGGAAGGGCTAACAGGGGAAAAGGCTTCATTAGGGTGTCttaaggtacgttcacacacaGCAATTTTATCGCTGAAAGTCGCCAGCTGCTGTACTATAAAGTCACCAGTAGGTTACCATCTTAACATGGGTGatgcaactagcattccacttttgacaacaaaccagttttcttgtcGCTAAAATGAAACGTTCTGGAGTGAGAGCGATCTGATATAAAATTTACCAGTGTATTTATGCATCATAGTCtacaagatgaaggagaagcagtgtgtgctctttatCATTGCGGTCATCTATCTGCAGCAAAAGCGCAAGCGCCAATGAACGTAGCTTAGCACATGGCCTTAGCacgtgaaaaacaaaataacaataatgaaacacactcactttttgttccagtcgagcaaaatcccagtgtagctcctatctcagtAAGTGAGTTTCATCACCAGGGTGTCATTCACTATATGTTCGATGGTGACCGGTTATGCTAGTGAGCACGGGTgtctctactgtcttcactcccattggtagtcacTGCACTTAattgctccaaatttgcataaagttaaacttttctcaactttgtcgcatcactggacacgcccacatctcgTCGCCAATGGTCGTTCATGTCGTCGGAAGTtgccagctctcattgaaaatgaacgcTCTCTGGTCGCTTTGTCACTGCGAGTCTCTGTATGTgtgactgcacctttaatcttTTTTACTATATCACATTGAATAGCTGCTTTTATGGCTGCAGTGCAACCTATTTACAAATTTGATGCCACTTGCTGAACTCAGAAGAACTCGGAGTTGAGGAGACCACCCCTAGCTCCCGAGTAGGAGTTCTGAGTTCAGggggtgttttctttcttttttcctggtTGGAGGTCAGGAAATATGACTTCTAGTCGAATGCAGTATATGAGCCATGGGGCGGGACTTGAATATGCAAATTCCCAGTGGGAGAGAACTCCACCCAGTACAAGACATAGTGCCTCTCTGGCTTTGTGCTTTTGCTACAATAGCTTTGGGATGACCGTGGAAAATAAATCCAGCATTTGtagatttatattaaatttatatTCGAGTGAATAGTTTCTGAAcacaatgtacagtacatttctataaatgtcatataaattacttcctgtttcattggGTACAAATATGACTTTCTATACATGTCATTATCAGTTAATAAGGTACTGTGTAGCTCTTCTTAACcatataaaatgtgaaaaattcaTCTATGAGGATTAACACAGCCTGTACTGATTTATGAGCAATTTTACTTCTGAAACTAACTTTAAGTCCATTAACAACCAGtagaaattaaacaaatcagTAGTAAGCGTGTTACAGTCAGGCATATCAGATGTAGGATGTTTTGTATGTACATATTAATAACTGGAGCACATTATTCCTAAAACATTTTCTCCTAAGCTGCCACCCAAACTGCCTGTAAAAAAGGATTAGGATGGATGTTAGTCTTGCCTATTTTGACACAAAGCATCCTCATCAAGGCATCTTTTCCTCACATCTAATCCATATTTAACGTGGTAAATTCCGCTTGGATCCAGACTTGACGCAGACGTGACACATCAAAAGAGATGTAAGTGCGTGCACTATTCAAGTAGCTGATGGATATGTTGCCAGCTTCAAGTCTCGGAGTTCTATGTAAGAGAATGAAATTCTTTTTACGTTTATActttttatagattttattcaTGTTCCCTATTCACTGTTTTCAGGACAGGGGCTGAGGCTAGTGAAGTTTTTCCAATACATTTTTCCCAGTAATGGACCACAGTCCATTATTTTCCCAGTGATGAGGAATTTAATGGATGCCCTCTTTTACCTTACGGTAGAACGTTGAATCTAAGTGAATTCAATAACtccattacatttatatttgtgtaGCCAGGCCAGTCAACTGAACAGATGCTAGCTGTAAAGGGAATTGAACCTGAACTGGTTCAGTAGACAGCGTTATTCTTGTTCTGGTCTGCACGTTACTCACACTAGAATCCCAATGTGTGCATCTTGATTGTCGTCTGGGAAAAATCTGTCCAGTCTGTATTGtcattgcctgtttttgtttttctttcttacagCTTCTAGAAAGCCTTTTTATAAGCCTTTAAGCAAGTCAGAAGCTATGGAAGGAAATTTCAGGTCAGGCTGGGCTTTCATACGTTATTTAGAATCAAATATATGTTTCAAAAACAATACTTTTATACACGTATTATATACATGAATATTATGATGCATTCGACTAGAGGTCGTAACTTGTAACTCTTGACCTCCAACCAGGAAAAGCCAAAGAAAACATCGCCCAACTTGAAATAAAGCTACTACTCAGGAGTTCAGGGTAGTCTACTCAACTACAAGTTcaggaagtgacatcaaatcaataTGGCTGATCACAGCATCAGCATTAAATACAGCAGCATGTCTTACCTTGAActaaattatactgtatatacacgaATTAGATTTAGCTCAATCAccatacagacatatttacaTGTTAAATCTGGAAGATTGACtctacagttcactgttttgaagaggaaaatatacatcactcatcccAGTTAggtggctagcttgttgcttaCAAAAGATGACCGTGGAGTCGTCCATGTGTTTTCCCCACTTCGTACTTTGAATGCATGGAGGTCGCAAATGGCGTCATTCCGAATGCAGCATTATAACATGCATGTAAATGTGCTTGCAAAACCGAAAAATGTCAGAATAAAAGTAGAAATTAATCTCTGAAGCTAGGGCTgagcaatatgacaaaaatattatatcacgatacttgaggacatttctatgatacatgATGTGCATCACGCTAtgtaatttagctaacaaagtATGCacaaaacagtattaaaataaacaaagtttgatgatactttactttaatgcctacaaagacaaagaaaataaagtttaaaaaaaaattacatccatttaattttgtaattattaaaaacgtaaaaaatacatcaccataccaatgaGATCTCAGAAAAGGGTACTGCAAATCATTGATATGATATGGTTATATCACACAGCCCTATCTgaagcacatttttaaaacccTTTTCATCTTTGACATTATATGGCTCAAAGTCCAGGGAAGAGTGAGTTTTGAGGTGTAAAAGCTTCTCAAATACCCGGCACCTCACCAGGTCATGCCACGTCTCCTGCTTATAACTGTTTCATTTTAACCAACAGGTCTCTATTTCTAGAAGAGTCGCCTACTTTTgaaattactattactatttaatCCTACCTGTCAGATTGTCCTGCCAGGGCTTACTTCGCATGCGCACATCAATATTGCATCATTTTTGCCACACTCAACAACACGCCCCTAATTTTTTACTACTTGCGCTTGGACTTGAAATCTGATCGggtattttgcactgtaaaatCATCCTACCCTTGCCTAATCAGAATCTTCAGCAAAGTTGCACTGAATTATTTTACGTAGTCACAGGCGCGAAGCAGAAACCCACAGTAGGATTTTTTTATGTGGTAGGATGGATCGATAGATATACGGTACGTACAGTAGGAAAATCTGACAAAGTAGAACAAATTGACACAACCCCGGCTTTGTTGGAAACTGTCCTGGTCACTGATTTGAGCACAGCAGATGTTATAAACCAGGGTTTGATTGTAACTTCAGCACCGACAAACAACTCACACTCAAATTCTTGCCTAAATTTAATTCCAGCATTATCTCTAAAAGGGTCAGTATCCGTACTAGGTATCGAGTATTGAAAAAGAACATCTATCACTAATCTACTCCCTAATCACAACTCTGTATCCAATCtagtctcatccatccatccattttctgtactgcttatactACAAGGGTCACCAGGAGCCTGGAGTCTActccagggaactcggggcacaaggcgggggacaccctggacgtggtgccaacccatcacagtgcacaactgcacacacatcgacacactacacacagcttggaaatgccaatcagcctacattgcatgtctttggactgggggcgGAAACATGGCGAGGGCGAGAATCGAAGCCCCAACCCcaaaggtgcgaggcaaatgtgctaaccaccaaTCTAAACTCATAAattcttatttacatttcctCTCTGCAAACAAAGACGGTGCACAATTAAAAATCACAGGAATATTTCAGGGTCAGGAAGAGGTCAGGAATACGCATTGTGACTCTTAAAATCTCACTGAGTGCACACAGTTAAGActtctatataaaaaaataaagtatgttatatatatatatatatatatatatatatatatatatatatatatatatatatatatacacacacacacacacatatacttgtatataaaaaataatatcatACTGCTTTTGTTGTGTTTATCTAAATCAAATTGAATATTGTGCATATCCATCCCGCTGTCATGGCAACCAGTGATCCAGGCAAGGGCCCGCATTCAGTGAGGGGTCTCTATGGAGCAGGGTCAAAGGGCGTGGTGGTGGAGGGGAACCACCtcctgagagagaaaagagcCCTGTTCTTTTGTTGCAAGACAATTGGGACTCGTTTCCAAAGCAACTGCGCTACTTTATGTGGGGGagggatgaagagagagagagagagagagagagagagagagagagcgagaaaagaggaggaggagggggaacGAAAGAGACATATAGTGGAAAAGGAACAAAAGACTGCGGTGTGGAAGGGGGAATGATGGGTAAAACACTGGCTCAGGGTATACTGCGCTGAATGGCCAAAgtgtaaaaataacaatatgcTGCAGTCTGatcagaatgaataaatgttattaataatgTTGCTAGTAAGGATGCAATAACAAGACTGCTAAGACATTATGAGTAAACAAGATAAGAACATAGTAGTTATTGGTACATGAAAAATATATCTCTTTTGCAGGCAGAATATCCTGAAATAACGGTGCAGAATATTAATATCCACAGACGAAGGATCAATGAACAGCTTTAACGTAAAGAAATAATTGAGCTGTGTCATGTTACAGTGGTCGTGTTTTAATGTTTGTCTTTGCTGGGTAActaaggctaaaaaaaaaaccaaatactGGAACATAAAAGCAGCACTGAGTTGTCCATGACAACATTAATCCTGCTCAGATATCCCCGTCATTCTGTGAGCACAATGCTCCCTCATCCCCAAAACCCTTTAGGCAAACGTCTCATTTCACAAATGAGGTTACACAGAGTTCAGTCTACAGTGGTGCATTTGAAATGTGAAAAGTCAATTTTTTTCTAGTAAaatcaattatttaaataaataaaataaacaaataaaggcaCAGATTAAGAGGAACACTATGGTCCTTCTAGTCTCGATCTTGACTTTTCAACTAGTCTAATTTCCATTTAGTGCTCCCTGTCAGTCTTTTTTAGGCTTTTCCCCACCCATTAGTTCTGCCTTCTCCTGTACCAGAGTCACGATAAAaggtttattataaataattgagTCATGTGCTGAAATCTAGGACATATAGTGCCTCAGAAAGTGCCTCCCCTcgctaaagaaataaaataaaataaaatatttagatGTCCTTACAATTATTTACAACATAAAAACGTCTAAAAACTGCATAATTGACATTCATTcaccccccccctttcttttaGCAACATAAATAAGGACAATAATGGAATTTTTGAGAGATCACACGAAATATGTTAAACAGTTCAATCTTAAATCCACTTGTGTCCAATTGTATGCTTGCACAATTCATATCTGGAGATGTTAGGAGGAAAAAACATTGTAGAAGGTTAAAACATCAAAGCTTTGAACCTTCCTAGGAACACTATGAAATCCAAAATAACAACGTGGCACCACCCAGACATTAGAAATGGGAAATAGGAGGACCTGTCCAGAAAATTTTGTGTTCTGATCAGACTAAATTGAGCCATTTGGTCAAAAGCTTTGGTCAATATTTGGTTAATGTTTTCCACAAACCAAATATAACCCAACACCCAGGTAATGCCATTCTTGCGatcaagcacggtggtggtagcatcatgctctATGGTTTACAACAGGAGGAACTGGAAAGCTTATTGCCATCACAGTCAACATGGATGAAACCAAATATAAGCAAATTGTTGAGGACTACCTGTTCCAGTCAGCCAGATATCTGCATTTATGGTGAAAATATATATTCGAACAGCACAATGAGACAAAGCACAGAgcaaaaacatacatatatatatatatatgtatgaatatgtatgaatatgtatatacatatacatataggtcattatgtttatgtatgtcaATTCATATCTACTAAACTAAAACGTGAAtgcagtctctatagtatgagTAATATTTCAGCATATTTTAGCTTACATTTAATTTGACCATATATTTACTcacatatttgtaaatgaaagaaatgatgtGCCTGTACCTCCATTGCAAGGGCTGCAGTTTGCTGGTCGTAATGATTGAGCAGGTTGGGCATGAAGGTGGTGTTGTAGGGGAGACCCTGGCACATCCGCAGCATGATGGGCTCACACGTGAAGGTGCTGTGGCTGCCTGCTGACTGCATGTTGATAGCTGTACATGTTGTTAGCATGGAAAGCACAAACCAAGCAAGATCCATTGTCTTAAGCCCAGCCAGAAACATTGCAAGAACAGAATGATGTCACTGTGTCTCGGGGAGAAATA
This genomic interval carries:
- the fzd3a gene encoding frizzled-3a, producing MFLAGLKTMDLAWFVLSMLTTCTAINMQSAGSHSTFTCEPIMLRMCQGLPYNTTFMPNLLNHYDQQTAALAMEPFHPMVNLDCSADMRPFLCALYAPVCKEYGRVTLPCRQLCQRAKSDCYKLMDIFGLNWPEEMACNRFPECDEPYPRAEDLLSSANSTAESPLSVQRDYGFWCPRELKVDPELGYRFLGVRDCSPPCPNMYFSRDELVLARYFIAVVSIICLSATLFTFLTFLIDMGRFRYPERPIVFYSVCYMMVSLVFFLGFLLEERVACNKAAPGHFRAATVTQGSHNKACTLLFMALYFFTMAGSAWWVVLTVTWFLAAVPKWGSEAIEKKALLFHAVAWGLPGVLTVTLMALNRVEGDGVSGVCFVGLYDLTALRWFLLAPLALAVTAGVVLLLAGIVALNRVRMEIPLDKENQDKLVKFMIRIGVFSVLYLVPLLTVIGCFMYEQSYRPVWEITWVQEQCRNYHIPCPFKVEQMSRPNVALFLIKYLMMLVVGIPSVFWVGSKKTCFEWASFFHGHHKKDSVVHDSKQVLQEPDFTQLLLREPGVTVVRQSRGTSTQGTSTHASSTHLAMLDEAHSGSSRPSSMHSKASSFHSSRRQSHDGRYTACTVHGAEALRLPHVSVSRLHEQLQQSSTVRLDCQSRHGGSQRLDSQSRHASIRDLSSTQPAAQSGPVNGIHSVTDEIGGTP